One genomic segment of Rhodothermales bacterium includes these proteins:
- a CDS encoding carboxypeptidase-like regulatory domain-containing protein — MLRSACWLVLLLTTAFPAAAQPATAVLTGTVTDTDGQPIPGANVFLTQSQRGTISNAEGQFWLANVPLGAYRLVASVIGYETKSEDLVLLEPGEVRTVNFRLKEAEFELGEVTVESTQDAKWQERYKRFERRFIGETENAAETEILNPYVLDFEDKRGTLTARAAEPLIIENRALGYRVRYALTAFEAQSNSNFYDGEPLFEELEPADEVEWVRWQANRRKAYLGSPRHLIRSLIAGDTEEQGFKLYLLPAQGTGGFGGLGGGNRASSRFPTTPGEILKRGGAGDWKLTYHGVLQTIYTGEPEEAAFLDREWSREQRAPSLVQTSELRFPIAQDAAELDRFGEELDPRSIVLSGYMAYERFADDLPREYGLAESGIPGAEEAAEALRQTVE; from the coding sequence ATGCTCCGCTCCGCCTGCTGGCTCGTCCTACTCCTCACCACCGCCTTCCCCGCCGCTGCGCAGCCCGCCACCGCCGTCCTCACCGGCACCGTCACCGACACCGACGGCCAGCCGATCCCCGGCGCGAACGTGTTCCTCACGCAGTCACAGCGCGGGACGATCTCGAACGCGGAGGGGCAGTTCTGGCTGGCGAACGTGCCGCTCGGCGCGTATCGCCTCGTGGCCTCCGTCATCGGGTACGAGACGAAATCCGAAGACCTCGTCCTCCTCGAGCCCGGCGAGGTTCGCACCGTCAATTTCCGGCTGAAGGAGGCCGAGTTCGAGCTCGGCGAGGTGACGGTCGAGTCCACACAAGACGCGAAGTGGCAGGAGCGGTACAAGCGCTTCGAGCGGCGCTTCATCGGGGAGACCGAGAACGCGGCGGAGACGGAGATCCTCAACCCGTACGTGCTCGACTTCGAGGACAAGCGGGGCACGCTCACGGCGCGGGCCGCCGAGCCGCTCATCATCGAGAACCGGGCGCTCGGCTACCGCGTCCGCTACGCGCTCACCGCGTTCGAGGCGCAGTCGAACTCCAATTTCTACGACGGCGAGCCGCTCTTCGAAGAGTTGGAGCCCGCCGACGAAGTCGAGTGGGTGCGCTGGCAGGCGAACCGGCGGAAGGCGTACCTCGGCTCGCCGCGCCACCTGATCCGCTCCCTCATCGCAGGCGATACGGAGGAGCAAGGGTTCAAGCTCTACCTCCTGCCCGCGCAAGGAACCGGCGGCTTTGGCGGCCTCGGCGGCGGCAACCGCGCCAGCAGCCGTTTTCCGACGACGCCCGGCGAGATCCTCAAGCGCGGCGGCGCGGGCGACTGGAAGCTGACCTACCACGGCGTCCTACAGACGATCTACACCGGCGAGCCCGAAGAGGCGGCGTTCCTCGACCGCGAGTGGAGCCGCGAGCAGCGCGCGCCGAGCCTGGTACAAACGTCAGAGCTGCGCTTCCCCATCGCCCAGGACGCGGCCGAGCTCGACCGCTTCGGCGAAGAGCTCGACCCGCGCTCGATCGTGCTCTCGGGCTACATGGCCTACGAGCGCTTCGCCGACGACCTGCCGCGCGAGTACGGCCTCGCCGAGAGCGGCATCCCCGGTGCCGAAGAAGCCGCCGAGGCGCTGCGCCAAACC